From Coccinella septempunctata chromosome 4, icCocSept1.1, whole genome shotgun sequence, a single genomic window includes:
- the LOC123311389 gene encoding profilin — protein MSWQDYVDKQLLASRCVSKAAIAGHDGNVWAKSEGFEVTKEELQKIVQGFDNQDILTSGGVTLAGNRYIYLSGTDRVIRAKLGKFGVHCMKTTQAVVVSLYEDPIQPQQAASVVEKLGDYLITCGY, from the exons ATGAGCTGGCAGGATTATGTAGACAAACAACTCCTTGCCTCTCGTTGTGTATCAAAAGCTGCTATTGCAGGACACGACGGGAACGTTTGGGCCAAGTCGGAAGGATTTGAA GTAACAAAAGAAGAATTGCAGAAAATAGTACAAGGTTTCGATAACCAAGATATACTCACATCAGGTGGTGTCACCTTAGCAGGAAATAGGTACATATACCTCTCTGGTACAGACAGAGTAATTAGGGCAAAATTGGGTAAATTCGGAGTACATTGCATGAAAACCACACAAG CCGTCGTCGTTTCCTTATATGAAGATCCTATTCAACCTCAGCAAGCAGCGTCAGTGGTAGAAAAGCTAGGTGATTATTTAATTACCTGCGGTTACTAG